The window TCATTAGAAGCACAAAGCCTAAACAGATAGAAGTACCAATCCACACAATCTGCATACCCGAACGGGTTGAAAGTGAGAAAATCTCTGTATCGCCATAAGTATAACTTGCACCGCAGACACTCACCCATCCAAAGGTGAGCAACGCAATATAGATACCTATCGTCCACCAATCTAATGAACGAAGTACACCTGGTTGTCTGTCTGCTGTATAATTACTTGGCACGATTTATTTTCTCCTTGCTTTTTTGTTTATTGTTGGATTGACCCTTTGATTTCTCTTTAGGCTGTTCCTTTGGTTTATCTTTTACTTGTTCCTTTGGTTTAGCCTTAGGTTGCTCCTTAGGCTTTTCTTTCGCCTTTTCTTTAGACTTTACCTTGGGTTGTTCCTTCGGTTTGTCTTTGGATTGCTCCTTGGGCTTTTCCTTCACCTTAGACTTTTCCTTATTTCCTTTCGACTGTCTTTATTCTTTTCTTTTCTTTTTCCTTCTTATCGCCTTCCTTATCTTTCTCTTTCTTCTCCGTCTTAACCGTTGTTTCAGGCTCTACACGGATAGCAGGTTCGTTCTGTGGTTGCTTCTTCTTTTCCTTTTCCTCAGCTTCTTTCCTTGCCTTTGCTTCCTTCAGCTTTTCTGCATCAGCTAAATCCTGCTTCTCTTTCACCTTCTTCAGCGAGTCTCTAATAGTATTTACACGCTTAATAGAGTCGAGACGAAGAGAGTCTGCACGTGACAAAGGACGCTTGAAAGAGTAAGCGATATGGCGTTTCTGAACCGCTGCAGCACGAGCTTCATCACCAGGGGTAAGCTTTCCATTAATATACTGCTCTATCATTAGCGAACCAATTGGCACACCATAGTCTGCACCAAAGCCACCATTCTCAACATAAACAGCAATAGCTATCTTTGGAGTATCAACAGGTGCAAAGCCCATAAACACAGAGTGGTCCTTACCACGGTTCTGAGCCGTACCCGTCTTACCTGCCAATGAGTAACCAGGATGAACCGCATGCGCACAAGTTCCACCACGCACTGATGAGACCATACCCGCAATTACTTCTTGGTAAGCTCTTAGACTTCCCTTTGTATGGTGCTTCTCCACATACTTCTTATCGAGTTTTTTCCCTTGAATACTACGTACAACATGTGGCGCAATATAATAACCACGATTCGCAATCGTAGCACCGAGGTTAGCAATCTGCAGTGGGGTAAGGTTGACCTCACCCTGTCCGATAGAAATCGAAATAACCGAAAGCGGGTTCCATTTCTTAAAAGCATTATCATAGAACTTCGCATTTGGAATCATACCTCGTTTCTCACCAGGAAGATCGATACCTAATTTATAACCGAAGCCCATTGACACCATGTAGTCGCGCCACACGTTCATAGCATCCTCCAATGTCTTATATTTCCTACGATTGGAGAGCATATGATAGAGTCCCCAACAGTAATAACTATTACAAGAGGTGCTGATTGAAGGTACTAACGAGATAGGAGATGCATGTGCGTGACAACCAACATGAAGTCCTTTAAAGTTAAATCCATGATGACAAGGATAACGAGTTGAGTCTGTCACAATCCCTTCTGTGAAATAAGTAACAGCCTGTCCGGTCTTAAACGTTGAACCTGGAGGGTATTGTCCCATTATAGCACGATTAAGTAGAGGCTTGGCTGGGTCGAGTGTCATATCTCGTTGGTACTTGCCACGTAGTTTACCGATCATCGAACGAGGGTCGAAAGTTGGTGCTGAAACCATTGCCAAGATTTGTCCTGTCTTTGGTTCGATAGCCACAACAGCACCTAATTTACCTTCCATTAGGCGCTCACCAAGTGCCTGAAGTTCTGCATCAAGACCAAGTTGGATATCACGTCCAGGATGCGGACGTTGGTCATACTTACCATCTTGATAGCGTCCTTGTATCTGTCCGTGGGCATCGCGCAGAAGTATCTGCACTCCCTTTACTCCACGCAAGTCTTTCTCATACTCACGCTCGACACCCATCTTACCGATATAATCTCCCGGCTGATAGTACTCATCTTCCTCAATATCACCCTGACTCACCTCTGCAACATCCCCAAGGACATGTGCAGCGATAGCTCGCTGATACTGACGAACACTACGTTTCTGAATATAAAAGCCTGGAAAACGATAGAGTTTCTCTTGAAAGGCACTAAAGTCTTTATCACTCAACTGGCTCAAGAATAGTTGTTGCGTAAAGCGAGAGTAACCCGGATTCTTACTTCTATCCTTGATATTAGCCATTCGGTTGATAAAATCAGCCTTTGTTATGTTCAGTGCCTTACAAAACTCCAACGTATCAAGATGACCTTTCATTTCGTTGGTTACCACCATAATGTCATAAGCTGGCTGATTAAAAACCAACAGCTTACCATTCCTATCAGTGATAGAACCACGTGAAGGGAACTCAATCTTCTTTAAGAAAGCATTAGAGTCGGCACTCTTCCGATAGTCGTCACTGGCTATCTGAAGAGCAAAAAGACGTATAATGTATATCACCACGATACCTATTGCAACAGCACTAAGCACGAGGCGACGTTTCTCTAAATCATAATTCTTCATTTCTTATCGCCTCCTAACGTTCTCAACAACAAGAATAAGAATAAGCGTGAGCAGTGAACTGCCGCCAATACAAAGTAACCATTCTAACACATTAAAGAAACTAAACATCTCTAATGAGAAGAAAACGACGCTGTATGTCAAGGTTAGAATAGCTGCATACCACGTATATTGCGGTATACTAAGCGTGTCCATACCTGCTTGGAAGTTGTCACTACTGTCACGAGGAATGAATAGCTGCAGTACATAAGGCTGTAAAGCGGCTATTAAAGTCAATGAAGCTGAAGCTACACCGGGCGTATTTGAGAATGTGTCAATGGTAAGACCCATTAGAAACGCCCATATCAACATAGCCCACTGAGGGTAATTACGAGGGAACAAAAGGATAAATAGATATAAAGCAATGGTGTGGCAACAGCAAACAGATGGATGTGATTGAGTACAAACACCTGTGCCACTGTCAAAACAGCAAACCAAAGCAAACGTTTTAGGAAATCTATATTCATTCTTTTTATTCGTAATTCAAAGGGGGAAAGTGGCTCACACCAATGTTAGAATGACTCTACAAAGTGTAGTTATCCTACCTCCCAACAATCTAAATAATATCTGCAAGCAGTCTACTTACTGTACACTATTCTCCATCTGACTCTCAATAGGCTTGATAGAGTCTTGTGCTGCCTTTATAACTTGGCGTTGATCTCGTATAGAAACATCGTCAATCACACAGACATCACGAAGATTTCCGAAGTCTGTTGACAGCTGAATTTGTAGACGATAAGAAAGTCCATCTTCAGAATTATAGACATGTTTTATCTTACCTACCAACACACCAGCTGGGAAAACAGAAGAATATCCACTCGTTACAACACGATCGCCTAACTTAAACTTAGCATGGCGAGGGACATCATCTAAATAAGCAACATCAGATGCACCACCATTCCAATGGAGATAACCGAAGTAGTCACGTCCTTGAATAGAACAACTGATGTTTGACTTTGAGTTCAGCACAGGGATTACAACGGCATAATGAATACCTGCCATATAGACAATACCCACAACACCATTACCACAAGCAACACCCATATCTTTATGTACACCATCCCATGTTCCTTTGTTGATGGTGATAAAGTTATTAGGTTTATCCAGTGAATTGGCTACAACCTTTGCCTGTATCAATCGGAACTTTGAAAGGAAACGATACTGACCTTTATGAAGGAAGGTAGAATCCTTTGTCTTATCATAAAGTTGAGCAGATAACTCCTTCACTTGACGTTCCAGTTCAAGGTTACGTTTGGTTAAAGCCTCATTCACCTCACCCATTGTTAGATAAGATGTAAGCTTCGAACTTCCCTCATAAGCCAAACCAGCCACATAGTTTGCTGACGTGAACCACACACTGCCCTGATAGTCATTGAATCGGAACAGAAGAACCATACTCAAGACTTCCAGGGCAACGAACAAGAACCAATGCTTGTACTTAGCAAGGAACTCTGTCAGATTGTGCATGAACGTTAGTTGTTATCTCATCAAGAACGAGAAACGATCTACGTTCTTCAATGCAATGCCTGCACCCTTAGCCACACTGTGCAATGGGTCTTCGGCAATATGGAATGGAATATTAATCTTGTCAGTAAGACGCTTGTCGATACCACGAAGCAAAGCACCACCACCACTGAGATAGATACCATTCTTTACGATGTCAGCATAAAGCTCAGGTGGAGTGTTCTCCAATGCTGAAAGAACAGCATTCTCAATCTTTGCAACGGTCTTATCAAGACAATGAGCAATCTCCTGATAGCATACAGGAACCTCCATAGGAAGAGCTGTAATACGGTTAGGACCATGTACAATGTAATCCTCAGGAGCTTCATCACCAAGGTCTGTCAGCGCTGAACCTACATGGAGCTTAATACGCTCTGCCATACGCTCACTGACCTTCACATTGTGCTGACGACTCATATATTCCTGAATATCTGCAGTGAGGTCATCACCAGCTACACGGATAGAGTTATTACATACGATACCACCCAAAGAGATTACAGCAATCTCAGTGCTACCACCACCGATATCAACAATCATGTTACCCTCTGGAGCCTCTACATCAAGACCCATACCAAGAGCTGCAGCCATTGGTTCGAAGATAAGATATACATCACGTCCATCAGCGTGTTCAGCTGAGTCACGAACGGCACGAAGCTCCACTTCAGTAGAACCTGATGGCACACCGATTACCATACGTAATGAAGGTGAGAAGAAACGATTACCACTGTGAACCATCTTAATAAGTCCACGCATCATCTGCTCACAAGCTGTAAAGTCAGCGATAACTCCGTCGCGCAAAGGGCGGATTGTACGAATATTGGGATGTTCCTTCTCGTACATCATCTTTGCATCACCACCCACAGCAATCATCTTATCTGTGCGACGGTCCAGTGCTACTACTGACGGCTCGTCAACGACTATCTTATCATCGCTGATAATAATCGTGTTTGCCGTTCCCAGGTCCATAGCAATTTCCTGGATAAATGAAAATAATCCCATTAATATATCTGTATTTTATAATTGTATATTCTTTTCTATTCTGTGCTTATTCTGTTGCAAACCAGCTATGAATAGCTTTATCATAGTGGCTGCTAACACCAAAAGCACGCTCTGCAAACATCTTTCGGTCTTCGATATCTGTCTGCGCACCATTTGTATTGAGAATCTGGAGCAACACTGGATATTCTGCCTTACTTGGCACAATAACAACATCCTTGAAGTTCTTCGCTCCTGCACGTATCAGTGAAATACCACCAATATCAATCTTCTCAATGATGTCTTCTGCGCTGGCACCACTGGCAACCGTCTGCTCAAATGGATAAAGATCTACGATAACAAGATCAATGAAAGGTATTTCATATTTCTGCATCTGTGCCTGATCACCTTCATTATCACGGCGAGAAAGGATTCCTCCAAAGACCTTTGGATGAAGGGTCTTCACGCGACCTCCAAGGATAGAAGGATAAGATGTTACATCTTCAACCTTCTGACATGGGTATCCTAATGATTCGATGAACTCTTGTGTACCACCTGTACTTAAGAATTTCACACCTTCCGCATCTAACTTCTTGAGCAAATCCTCAAGTCCATCTTTATGAAAAACCGAAATAAGAGCAGTCTTAATTTGTTTTTTACCAGCCATTGTAAAACATTTTATGGATTTGATTTGCAAAGTTACTAATTATAGGTGACTAAACAATATTTTAAATCAAAAAAAAACAAAAGGTTGCCAACTATTTGCTTAAAGTCTAATAAGCTGCCACCTTTTGTTTTATTCTGCCTGCTTCAAGTTCTGCTTTTTGAGAACTGAAGTTCAATTTCTTTATGCCTACCAAAGGCCTTATCAAGTCTATTCTTTACCTTTGATACCGATAGCATCTAAGATACCTTGTATCTCACTGCCAAGACCAAAGACACTATTCATCACACCATCCTTGGCACCGCGCACCATATAACGGGCACAATCACCTTCGAGCTTACCGATACGCTGGCGTTCTGCAACGGTATAATCATGGCGTGAGATCTCTCGACGAATACGACCAAACTTGTCAACAGCTTTACGCCACTTCTTTGCTGTGTAGTATTGGCTGTTATCACGTAATTCATAGGAAAAGTTCTCTAAGTCGTTAATAGCTGACTCACGTGTAGCACATGAGCTTACCGATAGCATTGCCACAATGAGGGCAAGGCCCATAAGCGTTTTCTTTACCTTGTTTCTCATCTTTTATAACTTCTAATTTTATAATAATCCTCCCTATATCTGGCTTATGTTTATAATATCTTTCTATATCGAAAGTAACATCAAATTCAGCCTTTTAAGGGTAATAGTCGTGGCAAAAATAGGAAATAATAATGATTTTACCAACAAAACATCACATTACTTTTCATTCTTTTCTACTTTTTAACTACCTTTGTTCCATGAATTTTGCAGCAACACTTCTTCAATGGTTCAAGAATAACGGACGTTCTCTACCTTGGCGAGAGACGAATGACGCATACGCTATTTGGCTGAGTGAGGTTATTTTACAGCAAACTCGTATCGTGCAGGGTATGAGTTATTGGGAACGTTTCATGGCACAATGGCCTACGGTTAACGACCTCGCTGCTGCCACAGAGGACGAAGTGCTAAAGGCTTGGCAGGGCTTGGGCTATTATTCTCGTGCAAGAAACCTTCATACGGCAGCACAACAGGTGGTTGAATTAGGTGGATTCCCACAGACTTTCAAGGAATTAAAGACACTGAAAGGTGTAGGCGATTATACTGCTGCTGCCATTGCTTCTATTGCTTTTGGTGAACCAGTTGCTGTGGTAGACGGCAACGTTTATCGTGTGCTTTCTCGCTATTATGGCATTGACACACCTATTGATAGTACCGAAGGGAAAAAGGAGTTTCAAGCGCTCGCTCAATCTCTTTTACCTATAAATGAACCGGCTGACTACAACGAAGCTATTATGGACTTTGGCGCAACTCAATGTACACCAAATTCTCCTCATTGCAGTGCTTGTCCACTCTGTGAAACCTGCGTTGCTTTCCATGAACAACGCATTAACGAACTACCAGTAAAAAGCAAAAAAGTGAAACAACGGGAACGTCATTTCACCTATCTCTATATTGAATATGAAGGAAAGATAGCCATTCACCAACGTGGTGCGGGTGATATTTGGCAAGGACTATGGGAGTTTCCACAGGCAGAACAGTTTACATCATCTGAAGACTCTGCGTGGGAAAACGAAGCACAGCTACTACAAAAGGGAGTAAAGCATATTCTTACCCATCAGATTCTCCTTGCTGACATCTACCTTTGGCGACCAAAGAATCGCCCACAGCTGCCCCCCGAATTCATATGGATTGAAAAGCAAGACCTTGAAAATTATGCTTTACCACGGCTAATTGAGATTCTGCTAAAGGCAGTTCCTGCCTAAAATTCCACCTCCCTTCATCCGTCTATCCCACGGTCCGCTTCTACGAGGCACTGCCTCGTAGCCTTCTCTCCCCTTCTCCTTTCTCCTTCCTTCAAAGCCTCTCTATCGGCTACTTCTTCCCAA is drawn from Prevotella melaninogenica and contains these coding sequences:
- the mrdA gene encoding penicillin-binding protein 2, with protein sequence MKNYDLEKRRLVLSAVAIGIVVIYIIRLFALQIASDDYRKSADSNAFLKKIEFPSRGSITDRNGKLLVFNQPAYDIMVVTNEMKGHLDTLEFCKALNITKADFINRMANIKDRSKNPGYSRFTQQLFLSQLSDKDFSAFQEKLYRFPGFYIQKRSVRQYQRAIAAHVLGDVAEVSQGDIEEDEYYQPGDYIGKMGVEREYEKDLRGVKGVQILLRDAHGQIQGRYQDGKYDQRPHPGRDIQLGLDAELQALGERLMEGKLGAVVAIEPKTGQILAMVSAPTFDPRSMIGKLRGKYQRDMTLDPAKPLLNRAIMGQYPPGSTFKTGQAVTYFTEGIVTDSTRYPCHHGFNFKGLHVGCHAHASPISLVPSISTSCNSYYCWGLYHMLSNRRKYKTLEDAMNVWRDYMVSMGFGYKLGIDLPGEKRGMIPNAKFYDNAFKKWNPLSVISISIGQGEVNLTPLQIANLGATIANRGYYIAPHVVRSIQGKKLDKKYVEKHHTKGSLRAYQEVIAGMVSSVRGGTCAHAVHPGYSLAGKTGTAQNRGKDHSVFMGFAPVDTPKIAIAVYVENGGFGADYGVPIGSLMIEQYINGKLTPGDEARAAAVQKRHIAYSFKRPLSRADSLRLDSIKRVNTIRDSLKKVKEKQDLADAEKLKEAKARKEAEEKEKKKQPQNEPAIRVEPETTVKTEKKEKDKEGDKKEKEKKRIKTVERK
- the mreC gene encoding rod shape-determining protein MreC — encoded protein: MHNLTEFLAKYKHWFLFVALEVLSMVLLFRFNDYQGSVWFTSANYVAGLAYEGSSKLTSYLTMGEVNEALTKRNLELERQVKELSAQLYDKTKDSTFLHKGQYRFLSKFRLIQAKVVANSLDKPNNFITINKGTWDGVHKDMGVACGNGVVGIVYMAGIHYAVVIPVLNSKSNISCSIQGRDYFGYLHWNGGASDVAYLDDVPRHAKFKLGDRVVTSGYSSVFPAGVLVGKIKHVYNSEDGLSYRLQIQLSTDFGNLRDVCVIDDVSIRDQRQVIKAAQDSIKPIESQMENSVQ
- a CDS encoding rod shape-determining protein; this encodes MGLFSFIQEIAMDLGTANTIIISDDKIVVDEPSVVALDRRTDKMIAVGGDAKMMYEKEHPNIRTIRPLRDGVIADFTACEQMMRGLIKMVHSGNRFFSPSLRMVIGVPSGSTEVELRAVRDSAEHADGRDVYLIFEPMAAALGMGLDVEAPEGNMIVDIGGGSTEIAVISLGGIVCNNSIRVAGDDLTADIQEYMSRQHNVKVSERMAERIKLHVGSALTDLGDEAPEDYIVHGPNRITALPMEVPVCYQEIAHCLDKTVAKIENAVLSALENTPPELYADIVKNGIYLSGGGALLRGIDKRLTDKINIPFHIAEDPLHSVAKGAGIALKNVDRFSFLMR
- a CDS encoding IMP cyclohydrolase; the protein is MAGKKQIKTALISVFHKDGLEDLLKKLDAEGVKFLSTGGTQEFIESLGYPCQKVEDVTSYPSILGGRVKTLHPKVFGGILSRRDNEGDQAQMQKYEIPFIDLVIVDLYPFEQTVASGASAEDIIEKIDIGGISLIRAGAKNFKDVVIVPSKAEYPVLLQILNTNGAQTDIEDRKMFAERAFGVSSHYDKAIHSWFATE
- the mutY gene encoding A/G-specific adenine glycosylase, which translates into the protein MNFAATLLQWFKNNGRSLPWRETNDAYAIWLSEVILQQTRIVQGMSYWERFMAQWPTVNDLAAATEDEVLKAWQGLGYYSRARNLHTAAQQVVELGGFPQTFKELKTLKGVGDYTAAAIASIAFGEPVAVVDGNVYRVLSRYYGIDTPIDSTEGKKEFQALAQSLLPINEPADYNEAIMDFGATQCTPNSPHCSACPLCETCVAFHEQRINELPVKSKKVKQRERHFTYLYIEYEGKIAIHQRGAGDIWQGLWEFPQAEQFTSSEDSAWENEAQLLQKGVKHILTHQILLADIYLWRPKNRPQLPPEFIWIEKQDLENYALPRLIEILLKAVPA